The nucleotide sequence GAAAACATTTCGTCTATTTCACCCGCGCAGAAGCAACAGGATGACGTCGCAGCTCCACCACGCCATCCCTCTCCAATCCTTCCCTCGCCGGTCTCCAtcgtcctcttctcctcctcggaCTCCTCTGCGTCTTCCGCAGCCGTTCGTTCCTCATCGTCGCCGCGCCACCACAATCCTCCTCATCCCATGGCGCCCCCCCGTGACGTggatggggaggaggaggaggaggaggaccgcCCCTGTCAGCTGCACGGTGGCCGAGCGAGACGGCGAAGACGGCACCGGACGAGGGGGAACAGCAAAATCGGCAGCAGAAGCAGCTGCAAGATGGGCGTCGTTGATCCCCCGCGGTGTCGGCGTCGCCCCCGAGAGGATTCTCAGGCTCATTTCTGGGGCCACTTCTAGCCCCATCGGCCAGTTCATCGAGTCCCCCCGCACCTTCCTCCACTCCGTTGATCCCCGTATCAAATTGGTAAAGAACATTGCTTTATGACGCGAATTCCTTCTGGTGTTCTCGTTGTCATTTGAGCAAATAGTTGGTCTGCGAGACCTTGCTGGACTCGACTTGAAATTGcattgtttcgtatcaataagaaAGGTACTATACTTGATTTATGGAGCGAATTCTGTGACCTAAATTCGCGATGCATTTGTGGGTTGGTAGTGCATCTTTGATCACGAAGACTAGTAGATCTTAGCTAATTCCCCTAGGAATCTAATAAACACACATTGAAGAAGTCCTTTCTTAAGGGCCGTAGTCATGTCTGCATAGTTTAGCAAGGGTGCCATAGTTTGCGTGCATACAATCTAAATATACCCTTGTTGCTTGGCTTCTGGGTTTTCCACCACTAATACATAGGGTCATATCCAGTACTTACACCATGGGGCTGGAAGCATCTCATAGTTGCCTCATTATTAGTTTTGAAGCTCATAGGCCCCATGTCTATTGTCATCCTTTAACACAAGTTCATCTGTGTGCTTGGATGTGTGACTATACAGTTACAtgtgttttttcttttgtgttttcTCAGACAATTGgaatattttgttttttgttttcttacCGTTTTCCATAGTATAGTTAGGTGCttagattcttttttaattttttggagGTCTAGTTATTTTTCAGTCGCGTGCAGATTCCCATTGTTTACATATCTGATCATTGTCACTTGAGATGTGAAGAGGAAATTGATTACCTGTTAGTTTCGTCTGGCTTAGTTTGCATTATGATGCATGATGAAGTGGTTTTGAAATGTCTTAGCATCTAATTTACATCTAGAAGTTGATTAGTTTCTAGTTGCTTCTGGATGCCATCTCTAATGTTAAGAAATTTGGCACATTAAATCTTTTTCTGGGTATGCTATCATATCATTAATGAATCTGTGAGGAATTAATTGCTTCAGAGTTTAAGTTTCTTTTGTCCTTACCAGTGCATCAGCATAACATGTAAATACTTTGAGGTTTTGTTATTCTGGATAATGGCTTTTAGCATTTATATGGCTTTGCATGGCTATTTTTTGTCCCTGTTTATTTAGTGTCTTCCAAATTTCTATCCTTTTGTCCATATTCATACCTGCTACATTGCTCTTCTTTATGTTCTTATTAAATTGTTCTGAATATTCTTCCACATCAATTCTGATTGTTTATATTTTACTTTGTGCAGGTGTGGCTGTTGGTTCTCGTTGTCTTACCAGCGAGATCACATATCTACATGCGCCTTGGTTTGGTCTTGTACATCACCCTACTGTCAATTTGCATCCTTCCATCTCGTATTTGGACGGTATGCTTGAAACTAATTAATTTCACTCATTGATTTCTTGTTTTGGCCAAGGTACACTCAAGCTTAGACAGTTAATATCCTACAGTAAATTGTTTTATGTGGATCCTAGCGCAAAAGTTAAACTTCCTAGGCACTGAAGAGTTAGATTAGGCACAAAAAGTTTAGGACCAATAATATGTCATGTATTTATTAAGTATTGTTATTCTTGTTATTATTTTCTGTTAAGATGGGTAAATCTTGTTCTTAATATTATCCTATTTTCCTAGTTTATCATGCATTCTTTTACTGAGATGTATATGATCATTATTTTGATGTATTAGATTGACTTATAGGAAACAAACTTTTCTTCTTTGTAGGATCAATTGGGCAGAGTGGCCTTGCTATCAGGAATTTTATTTGTCATGTTGGGATTTGGTTCTGACAGTGTGCCCTCACTTGTCCAGTTGAGAACTCCTCCCCCATCAATCACAGGATTGTCAAATGTTCCATCATCATTGAGTGGTTATTCATATATTATCACGAAGCTAGGTCCACTGCAATTGACAAGGAAAGGCCTGTCAGTGGCTAGTACATCTGCTTGTTTATCCTTTACTGTATGGTTCCTTTCTTTCACCTGAATTTTGAACCCTATTTTTCTACTCATAACTTATTGGTCCTTTTGAATTAGTTAATCTTAAGATCATCTTCTTTAGGTGgtgtttttattttctaaatcaaAATGTTATATCCAAAAGGGCTTCCATATGTATTTTGTTTTgctgttattttttattattgcagTTGGAATTTGCCATTGAAAGCTTTCTTTGCTATGAGAAAGTCTTGCTGTCTTTGTTTTAAAATGAAAATGTAGAAAATTTAGAAattattattgatatattttattttaagaagGACGTGATTTTGAGAAAACTTACCTTGTCTAAATTTCACCAACTGTTTAAAGGGTGGAGAAATAAACCTCAATTGTCAAGGTCAAGGTTTCATGATGTTTTTAAATGTTTGGACATTTAATATAAGccatttaaagaaggaagattacAAATTTTCTGTCAGACTTGGTATCAGATTTTCAGACATTTTAATTTCTGTGAGAAATATTTGCCAAACTGCTCGTGCTTAACTACATCAGTTGCTAATTTTAGTTTGCTAATTGAGTAAAGTATACCATTtttttaatagaagagaaggaAAATATCCGCTTTTTTTAGTTGAATTTGTGAGCCAAACTATGCTGTTATCTATGAAAGACGGGAAGGACTCTCTTCTTTCCATTAACATTAGAACCTTGGATGCATTTTTCCGACATATGGTGTACTTTTGATTTGTGCCTCTATTCTTTAAGTATGTTTTGTGAATTTCACCATAATGTAAAGGTTCCCTGATAGGTATTTAATGGTCCGAAAAGAATGATACCATTTCGTAActtctttttaattttcatttgGCTGTTACCATGTGGTATGATTCGGAATACCACCCAGTACACCAGTACTATACCAGTTCGGTTGATTACTGAAACTGTTACTGGACCAAGATTTAAAATTTTGGTTCTGGAGAAGCTTTTGTGTATAAATTTCATTTATAACCTGACAAATGTTCTTTGATTTGTGAGGTGAAGCAGGTCTCAGATAAGACTTACTTGATGATGCTTTTAACAAAACATTGTCAAAGATGAAGTGAAGTACCCATGGTTGTTGTCCAAATTACTCATGATTAAGTAGTGTCAAAGATGAAGTAAATTACTCATTGTTAAGTAGTGGATACTTCATTCCATCTTAAGGATTTTTCTCATACCAAAAGACGTCAATGTACCTGCATCTATGTTCATTTTTCTGTTTAAATTATTATGATATCTTAGAACAATGCTACTTGGCAGctacttgatctttctttgagGATTCACACAGTGCCTAACAACTGATGTGTCCTTTTTCTTTTGTCTCTTGAAAAGATCTTCCAAAGTGCTAGTCTATGTCTGACAACAACACCACCTGAGCAACTTGCATCTGCACTGCGATGGTTTATGGTTCCCTTGGCTCTAGTTGGTGTTCCTGTGTCTGAGATAATACTTACTCTACTGCTTTCTTTGAGATTCATCAGTCTTGTCTTCGATGAGGTAAGTTGAGAACTCAATAATAGTGGTGAGCATCTATTTGTACATATACAAGtatatacaaatatttttttgataaacttctttttatttgttatttactGAAGATTTTCCATGTATGCTTATAATTTGCTTGAGGTTTCGTAGGTACGAAATACTGCATTAGGCGTTATTGCACGCCGGATAAGCTGGCATCAATTAACACTAATGGAAACATTGGATGGTACGtgtctccatatatatatatatatatatatatatattattgtagcAGTTGAATATCATATATTTGTGCTTCCTAAACTTTAGTGGAACAAGGTGTATCTTTGGCTTTGCTTTTTGTGTCTACAGCTTTACCTCCTAAAAATTAAGATTTTCACATGGTTGGTTCTCAAAAACAGTTTGTATATGGAGATCTTGGTAGCCAAAGGACCTCCAATTAGATTATATATATGGTTGGTGTTTAAGAGATTGCTGATCATCATCACAGGAGTCTTAAACATAGTCTGACATCtcttatggatttttttt is from Musa acuminata AAA Group cultivar baxijiao chromosome BXJ3-8, Cavendish_Baxijiao_AAA, whole genome shotgun sequence and encodes:
- the LOC135644452 gene encoding protein ABCI12, chloroplastic-like isoform X2; this encodes MTSQLHHAIPLQSFPRRSPSSSSPPRTPLRLPQPFVPHRRRATTILLIPWRPPVTWMGRRRRRRTAPVSCTVAERDGEDGTGRGGTAKSAAEAAARWASLIPRGVGVAPERILRLISGATSSPIGQFIESPRTFLHSVDPRIKLVWLLVLVVLPARSHIYMRLGLVLYITLLSICILPSRIWTDQLGRVALLSGILFVMLGFGSDSVPSLVQLRTPPPSITGLSNVPSSLSGYSYIITKLGPLQLTRKGLSVASTSACLSFTIFQSASLCLTTTPPEQLASALRWFMVPLALVGVPVSEIILTLLLSLRFISLVFDEVRNTALGVIARRISWHQLTLMETLDVFFLYIRRIFKNIFNHAEQISKILSPFFVFSV
- the LOC135644452 gene encoding protein ABCI12, chloroplastic-like isoform X3 codes for the protein MTSQLHHAIPLQSFPRRSPSSSSPPRTPLRLPQPFVPHRRRATTILLIPWRPPVTWMGRRRRRRTAPVSCTVAERDGEDGTGRGGTAKSAAEAAARWASLIPRGVGVAPERILRLISGATSSPIGQFIESPRTFLHSVDPRIKLVWLLVLVVLPARSHIYMRLGLVLYITLLSICILPSRIWTDQLGRVALLSGILFVMLGFGSDSVPSLVQLRTPPPSITGLSNVPSSLSGYSYIITKLGPLQLTRKGLSVASTSACLSFTIFQSASLCLTTTPPEQLASALRWFMVPLALVGVPVSEIILTLLLSLRFISLVFDEVRNTALGVIARRISWHQLTLMETLDGDDR
- the LOC135644452 gene encoding protein ABCI12, chloroplastic-like isoform X1, giving the protein MTSQLHHAIPLQSFPRRSPSSSSPPRTPLRLPQPFVPHRRRATTILLIPWRPPVTWMGRRRRRRTAPVSCTVAERDGEDGTGRGGTAKSAAEAAARWASLIPRGVGVAPERILRLISGATSSPIGQFIESPRTFLHSVDPRIKLVWLLVLVVLPARSHIYMRLGLVLYITLLSICILPSRIWTDQLGRVALLSGILFVMLGFGSDSVPSLVQLRTPPPSITGLSNVPSSLSGYSYIITKLGPLQLTRKGLSVASTSACLSFTIFQSASLCLTTTPPEQLASALRWFMVPLALVGVPVSEIILTLLLSLRFISLVFDEVRNTALGVIARRISWHQLTLMETLDVFFLYIRRIFKNIFNHAEQISKAMIARGFCGDSNMHKIYLFTDFSLGFVDFVSILCLLSLIGAAVLSEQLLV